CAGTGCACGGCGGCTGATGCCTCCCTGGCAAGGCTTTACTGACTTGTTTCGGTTTAGAAACCGCCATTCCTCACGTACATCGGTCGTTGTTGTTCGTAAGCGGAGCTTCACATTCCTCCACATCGAAATTCTGGTcactttcttatattatattaatttgaacGTGTTGTTTGTTTCAGAAGAGTCGGGCGACCTGATCAAGTCTCCATCGCCGCCGCCCAGCCACGGTGAGTGCGCCCGCCGGGCTCCTACTCCTCCTACTACACTCGACTACTCCTATTACCAATAACTGATAGCTTCGTACGTAGCCCGCTGCTGGCAACAGCCAGTCGTCATGTCCAATCACTCGAGACCGTATCCGCTTCGACCTATAACATGGCTGCTCTCCCGAACCTCTCTCTCATAACATTCTCGACATGTAGTCATGGTCTCGAGCGGTCCACTGTAGGCAGCCAGTCTGCCCCTCATGGAGGCTCGCAGTCCGCTTGTGTTCTCTTCGCGCAATGCCATCAGTCCATCTGCGAGAtctcattatttataaaaatattatatataacactaCACTATAATAAATCACAGTTGTAAGAAAATATGAAAGCTGACTTCAATTACACCCTAAGTTTTACTCGACATTGTTAATGTCGCTCACAATGGGTCGCGGGCTGGCAAGGGCTGCGTGAAAGTGAACGGGTTGCACCGCGCATGCGCACGCGCCGCTCACGGCAAGGGCTTATCTGCGCACGCGCAGCGCACGCCCTCCGGCAAAAAATAACGCACCTTCACCCTTTGACGACGCACGAGAAAGTGATTTAAGATGTTTGCATTGTTTGGGGCAAGGTGTCGCGCGGTGTGAATAGCTCGCCGAGGAAGTCATTTTTGTCGTCTTCACAAATGTGGTACCACAAGTTTTAATGCTAACTTTGTTTTGATAATTGTTTCCAAACATTTCCAAGTAGTTTCATAACATTGCTGCCAATAGTTTTCATACTTGCGAACACTACACTACTTTTTTAAAGTGCGCGAATTTGAATTCTCTGCCCAGACAACCGAGGCAGCTCTCCAGTATTTATCTGCTATTGCCGGGTACTGGCCTCTCTTATGAAACGGGGTTTTAGAgtgtagacccaccacgctgctccaattttTGTTGTAGCTCAATTTAGATGTTCCTCAGAATAGTGCATTCAAACAACCACTGCAAATTAGCAAGTAGGCGTAGATGAACACTAAAAGTCACTCTACTCGCTTCAGTGCAAACATGGTTCGGTGCGCGCCGAGCGAATAACGAGCTGCTTCAATGTATCTGCAAACAATTGCACTTTTCGGGATGAATTGCTTATTCTTTCTAATAGCAAAAGTTGCGGGCAGCATCGCGACGGCTCGTAGACATGCTCGCATGTGCGCCGACTTCGCTTGCTCTTATGCTTGGCGCTCGCACCTTAGCTGAAGGGAATCAATAATACTCTGCTTCATcgattcaaatagttattttttacgaCGTAGGACATgtaattacaacaaattataatggagatataaaatatagtacCCAAGTAAGCTGTGTATCTCTCGTCGTCTTCAATCTCAAGGGGTATTAGCATGAGCCAAGCGAGCGTGCCGGCGGAGCGGCAGCGAGGCGCGGCCCATCTATCGGCCGGTCTCGGAGGACGCGGCCGAGCCATAAATCCGCCGCGCGGCTGATTTACTGCCGGAGCCGCCGCGCCGCTGCCGCTCAAGCGTTTAATGCGGAATGTCCGCCTGCTCTACTTCAGCACAGCGATGCCCTTTTTGTTCCCAGGCGAGCACACACGGGGTGGGGAACAGCCTCAAACATGCTAGGATTTTATTGCACTATTTTGACAACCTTTTTCTAGATAGATCCAAAGTTGCGCTGTCCAAATATGTATTATGTTTACCAAAAGATTATACACTAAAAAccaattactggcaaaccggcatgcgtatGTGAAAAAACACAAGGGTACGCAAGCTtacaatgatattatttttgtaacgaAGGAAACACTGTGTAATGAAGttgaaacagaaacaaaaaacataacttaaatcaaaacaaaacagaaatgtacgagGCAATTATCAACTAGCTGTGCTAATGTATTGTTGCAGAAGGTTTGTATTGCTGAAGAGAACATGAGTGGATGTCGGCACGAGTAGCTTGGAATGGCCAAGATACTGGCCATCAAAcgttttgaagttattgagGCGAGCATTTTTACGCGGAACGGCAAATTTAATTTTGGCTAAAATAATTGGActgttgattttattatttaaaattttgtagtaaaatacTTGATCGGATACTCAACGACGGCTTTCAAATAAAGGTTATTTAAAGAAGTTTATTCTTTCGCTATATGAGGTTAAaccgaattgtttttttttgatgaattaacaacaagaaaagaaaacgtttttgaattatttcaagCCTAAGAATAGAACCCTTATAAAGTGGATTTCAAATGCTGAAGCCATACTCTAAGAGACCCCTTATTAATGCAAAGTATACCATTTTGAGAGTCAGACAAGATTTCAAAGTTTTGCAATTACGCCAAAGAACCCCCAGCAATTTGTATCTTTTACTCATTAATTGGTCTGTGGTCTTAAAtgacaactaaattaaataataaaaccatatCTGCCATGTAATTAGAAATGGAAAGAACTTTTACTCATCCAAGGAGGTAACTTATTATgaggttttatttcaatttctagTTGTTGTTCGTTCGTCGTCATTGATTTGAACAATAATTGTATTTGTAAAATGAATTTAAGTGAAAACATACTTGAGAAAAGTCTCAGCCGCAATTAGGAATCGATGTATTTTCGGTCGTTGCGGTAATGTCCTACTATTCGGAATGAATCTTGTGTATAATGCATCGTACGCTAAAGGCCCCACGTGCTTGTTTCCAGACGGCTCGGCGAGCGGCGAGGGCGAGGCGAGCGGCGACGAGCGCGGCTCCCCGGGCGAGCACGTGCGAGCGCGCGCCGCGCACCCCGCCGCCAGCGCCGCCTCGGCCGCCGCGTCCGCCGTGCTGGTGCGTACGCTCCCGCTGCTCCCGGACCATGCCTGTCCACTGCGGGAGAGACCGCGCGGCAGAGCTAGGCGCGGTGCATCATCAGTACTTTACACTGGCTGTAGTCGTCAGTTCGGCACTTTCCATCGGGAGAGCCATCCACTTAGTCTGTCAATAATTACTATGAAACAAAAATTTCTGCTCATGGGTAGATAACCTCAAGATTTACTTCTGTAAACATGTGTGTTTTTCGTTGAGCGCGCAGGTACAGTACCTACGCACATTAGCTATGCATACCTTCCTCGCATGTGGGACGGGGGCTCGGCCAACGTAGTCCTCCTGTCCTCCACCgattaagtttatttgtaatttaaaccATTCGGAGGCTCTGACGGCCGTCACAAAAATACCAACAAAACCGCGCAGTCGCTTAGGACGCGTTCAGTGAAATTCGCTCGCACAGAAAGTTTATATACTAATGTATGGCATTTCGAAAAGACTAGTAACACAATTCCATAACACTTCAATTTAATCAATCTCCATCTAGTATAGCCAGAGCTTACAATGTAAGCGCACAAAACTCTATTTGTTACCGAACTTTTACCTTCCTCGCACAATGTGTCGTGGGCATATTGTCCCGCCGTGCGCTGTGTCCGACGTGTGTCCGACGTGTGTCCGACGTGTGTCtgaggtgtgtgtgtgtgtgtccgcagagcgcggcgggcgcgggcaGCGCGCTGGCGCAGCTGCAGCACCTGCTGCTCACGCAGCACGGCGCGCACTCGCTGCTGCTGCACACGCAGGTAGGCGCCGCTCACTGAACTAGTTGGAATACATTCTAAATAACACGAGATAACtgattcatttgtttttataatttcagtgcTTTTACCAAAAACTTTACAATGCATGTATTAAAATCGGCAGGATTTGTACCTGCGACTCTCAGGCGATCGCGGCCTGAGAGCTTTACCTGTTAGCTACGGCTctcaaaatctaaattttaaaatgcaacgaGCCGTttcttgtttcaaaagtgccgtagcttagtggtaaagcgtttgtttttaaaaaacgtAGGATTTTGAATCTGTTTATGAATTCCGTGAAGTACCCAACCTGAAGGCCTAATAAACGTGGCATGAACTCGGAACTTCCAGTGTTTTTTCAAGCGTCAGTTGAAGCGTGAAAAAACAATGTATAGTTATTCCGACGTTGCGCTGCGTTGAGTAGCGAGGCCCCATGCTAAGTGCTCGTGTGCGCAGGTGCAGCAGGCCGTGGCGCAGGCGGCGGCGCAACAGCTGCAGCAGCTACAGGCGCGCGCGCAGCCTCCCAGCGGTAAGCCACACCCCCGCACCCCCGCACCCCCGCACCCCCGCACCCCCGCAGCCGCACCCGCGCTGTCAAAATCGACCTGTGACGTCAATGTTGACACAGATCCATAATGATAACTGTAACGATTTCTGTTACATGCgagtcaaaattcaaattcaatttaatttatgcctaaaataatacaaatgtcTAGTCACAGTCCgcgacatgcaaatcttaaattataattttagtttgtaactaaaattataatttaagattTGCATTTACTTAGTCCATGTAACgcttcttttaaataaataaaaataaaaaaataaaaataatttgtatgttCCATCATGAAGTTCGTTGGTGCATTGttctttcaaatattttagaaattacCAAAAGTTTTTTCTGCTTACTTAGTCGTCTTGGCCTTaatatcattgtttttttaaaaatatgaatctcatttaaaattatctccatcgattttgataaaatctATTTAATATGGCCAGTCTACACCTACTTTCCCCATGGGTAAAACCGCCACTGCGATTTTTATGGATTATAGCAACTTCAAATGATTAACGTTCTATTGCAGTTACTCTTGGGTGGCATGTGTGACTTTATGCCTTATGAAAATGTCTTTaagatgaatgaaaaaaaaaaatcaatatgcaTATGAGAACGACGAACGTATTGTCGTTTGTAGACGTATTTGTGGGCAGCTTGGGTATAGGGGTTATTCTCCTGTTGGTTGCGGTGGCCGTGACAGTGCCGTGGCCTATATTCCTGTGCGCTCGACTCAGCGCACGCACTTCGCGTTGCAGATGCGCGCTCGCCGTCGCCGCGCGGCAGCCCGCCGGGCGCGGCCGCCTTCCTCACGCCGCACACTCCGGGCCCGGGCCGCGCGCGCTCGCcgcacacacacgcgcacacacacgcgcacgcgCACGCGCACGCGCCGCACGCGCCGCTCGCCGGCCACTCGCCGCTGCACGCGCACGCGCACAAGCCGCGCGCGCTCGACCCCGCCGATGACACGGCCGACCTCGAGGAGTTGGAGCACTTCGCCAAGACCTTCAAGCAGCGCCGCATCAAGCTCGGTGAGGACGATTGCCGCTCGAGGCACGCGGAGGGAACGTTGacgcaattattttatttatttataaagtaattgCGTCAACAAAACAAACAGCTATACAATTTacatagttacaaaataaaataaggtaaTTCCTATAAGCCAGTTATGTTTCCACAAATTTGTAGGTTCATATTTACTAGGAACATTTCCCGATCGGGTATCTGTGCTTATTTTAACTcgtacttttaatattttttatacatttgacCACATCGttgctaaatatattaaaacattgaaaatgttttttcacTCATGCTACGCATCACCCAAGACGCCAACAATGAATtgcttatattttataagatacTGAATGGTCTTCTTATATTACACAAtcgatgaaaaataaataataaatactcgtAAATTGAAACGTTTATGGACGAACGCCACTCGCTCGCAGGCTTCACGCAGGGCGACGTGGGGCTGGCCATGGGCAAGCTGTACGGCAACGACTTCTCGCAGACCACTATCTCGCGCTTCGAGGCGCTCAACCTCAGCTTCAAGAACATGTGCAAGCTCAAGCCGCTGCTGCAGAAGTGGCTGGAGGACGCCGACTCGTCGCtgagcggcggcggcgcggccggcggcggcggcgcggcgctggCCGAGGCGGTGGGCCGGCGCCGCAAGAAGCGCACCAGCATCGAGAGCGGCGTGCGCGTCGCGCTCGAGAAGGCCTTCCTGCGCAACCCCAAGCCCACCAGCGAGGAGATCGCCGCGCTGGCCGACTCGCTGTGCATGGAGAAGGAGGTGGTGCGCGTGTGGTTCTGCAACCGCCGCCAGAAGGTGAGTGCCGCCCGGCccccgcgccccgcgccccgcgccccgcgccccgcgccccgcCCCTTCTAACGCTGTGTCCCCCGCAGGAGAAGCGCATCAACCCGCCCGCGGGCGACGGCGCGGCGTCGCCGGGCGCGCTGGCGCACCCGCTGCACGCGCACCCGCTGCACGCGCTGCCGCACCACGCGCACGCGCACGCGCACGCGCACGCGCTCGGCGGCGGCGCACACGCGCACGCGCACGCGCACCCGCACGCGCAGCTGCACGCGCTGCAGGCCGCGGCGCTGCAGCCGCTGGCGCTGCTGGCGCGCGCGCCGCGCGACTGACCGCGACATATCCTGTAAATAGCGCACAGACTCTAGTGTACATAGCGCCGCCGCGAGCCgcccgcccgccgcgccgccgctgGAAATGAGACTTCTTAGACAGCGATTTGATATCTGTTGAGAGAATTGAGAGGATAATTTCAACCCGTTTAGGGATACTTCGTTACGCGAGAGAGAAGAGAGATAAAGGAGATGAGAAAGAGAGCTATACATTTACTGTGCGTGATTTGTATCGGATAGACGCAGATGCGCGATGTCCCGACAGAAGCGGAGTCTAGTTCACAGTGATCGGAATAGGCAGAGTATATTTATCTAAAGTTTGATGGCCGAAAACAAAAAATTCAGATTTTGGTCTCCTCGACAGATACATTTTGTTAGCGTTGTTTGGAAACTgtgcttaaatacattattttgttttactaatACGATACAAGAATagaattatgatatttttaacataattcaaGACATGCTGTTCTACAATTGATACAAGTAATATACACTACCTATTCTGTGTCGAGTGCCAAATGTGAGATTATCCAACCAACCTTCCTATTCGATctcgtgaaagttaactacgatttttaTGGAATCGAAAGAACGCTATATAGTTTCAATACCAGTAACAGTACGGTTATTAGATGACGCTCTGCAGAAAATCTCACCGGGAGCCTGATTACCGGCAAAGTGACAATGATTTGAATTGGAGTTtatttaagaagtttcacttctgtcACGTGTTCGGCGCAGCACGCgcaattattttttctaaatatatatgACCTAAGTTGTAcgcaataattaatatataggtACGGCCACGACACGCCATCGACTCTACATCGACGTCGCGGCTGTGCGCTGTGCACAAGTCCCCTTGGAGAGGGGCACTGCGACACCGCCTGAAACAATCACTTACACTCAATttagaaacataaaaattatttcagataCGTTTGTATTCAAGTTTTTATAGCAAAGTAACCAAAAAAACACTGTCCCTTAACTAATCGCAACGAATAGACATCGtggataaattaaaataatagtttacttATACGTCGTACAAGTGtactactattataatttattataggaCTTTAGTCATTCTTGCTGTTGCGATAGTAATTCGGGACCTTCAATATAAATGCAGCttatatgattttataacttttattaatagttttacctacacttggaggaaatatcaatttttgtttaaatttcgaaactgaaagaattaaaaaaaatagaaatttgaCATTTCCTTAAAGTGTTTccttaaactttattaaaataataaaatttaaagtcttATCTATCGTTTAAAAATGTGtcttattgtaatatggaccttggAAACGATGATCAAAGAGGCAATTCTTattagatggcgctacagtcgctataagagtGATAAAAAAGGCATCTATTATTTCGGCGGTATGAGAACCATAGCTTAGTGGTAAAGCGATCAGTCCGCTATAGCCAGAGAGTTGCAGGTTTAAGGCCTGTCAGTTCGGaaatatgtacatacatttaaagattatataaatttgaCAGCTCTTGTTGTTTTCACCGTCCAATTATTAATGAAACCTTTGTACagttatttaaaagaattaGGTTCCCAGGAAAATGCTGCGGAACAAAGGCTTTCAATGTCATGCTGTGACACCCATCGGCACGGGCCCCTCTCCAACTGGTCTTGTATATATGTTTTCGTTTCGGGCGGACTCGACTCGCGCGCTTGTCGGGCCTCGCTGGCGAGTTTGGTCGCACGTACCCGTTCTGTGCCCCTGGTGCGAGTTCATACATCCTAGAGACTAAAGCTTTACGAGTAACATGTACCTCACGTTTcttttttcatagtaatattATGTTCTTTGACAACTGATTTGTATCTCACTTAGTTTTCGAAGCTGGCTGTAGGAACTAAATGTATATAATTCCAATTCGTTTTCGAATACTATAAAAACTCGAACTAGGGGTAGTGCTATTGATTGTATCAACCTGCGACCGAGCCCGCAGCGGCCCGCAGCGGTGCGGCGCGATCCGTGCGGCCCGTGCGGCGCGTGCGGCGCGTGTGGTCCGTGCGGCCCGTGCGGCGCGTGCGGCGCGTGTGGTCCGATCAGTAGGgtataagtttatataataatgtgaattttatttatgtgaggCGGTCCCCGGGCCGCCGTGTACAGAACCCATATCACTTAGCGCATAACGCGTATGTAAGGTGGATGTGTAGAAAACTATCtatatgttacaataaaacatgATAGATGACTCGGCCTGGCTTTTATTTACCTTCCTACTCGTCCGGCGCAAACCCTAAAAGACAACGCGGAGCACTTGGTGTATAACGCCCACTCCTacccaatattaaaaaaaaaaaaacaaatatgcgtATTTTAGGTTAAAAAGACTATTCACCGTTTCGGAAAACTGATCTTACCGAGCAGAAGGCGGCAAGAACCTCAATAGTCTCTCTATTCCAACATcgatattttacaattattgagTGGGTGATGATAGCGGAGCCGACTGCGTTTCCGCAACCTCATCACtcagaaatttatttttattttatttaataaggaccaagcagttttattaaatctaagAATTAACACCAAGAAAATAGCATTAAGTATTCGTTATTCAACTTAGTGCTAAGACTACACAAAAGGTGACAGCTGacgtattaatattaataattacgcAACTTTTAACTAAGAGATTGAAATACaacacaatacaatacaatacaataacacATTTAGGTACATGTACCCTTATTGGTAcccaatattttataattaaataaaaatatcaaggtGGATATATGAAAACCTAATATATGTATACTTTATCAATCGTAAAGTTTCGCTCTCTTAAATACGATCAATAGCTACTCCTATGCAAATagtgcatttttttatattgttttatataaattttaatataacaaaaaatttattctTAACATTTGGTTCTTCGTGCATTTAAATGTTGTTTGTTAAATAACAACTAAACGGTAGACTAGCACGACGCTTGTGATACAGCACGGTTAACATAGTTAaagttatctttatttttatcagtcttaaacctcagagatgtatcatctgcgaacagtacaaagTCAAAACCTCCGCTGTCATGATGTAGtaggtaatttttatatataccgaAAATGTAAATGGGCCCAATATTTGGCCTTGTGGGACTCCCATTACAGCAGATGATCCATAAGACTTTACTTCTTTAATGCATACCCATAAAGGTCTTTCTCTGAGATAAAATGCAATCAAACTGTGTGCGATGGTTTGGATAGTGCGATCGTTGGGTTAAGGTCCTTCCTGATGTTACAAAGGCCgctagtttattttaaacctagGGTACAATTTATCTACAGGTTATAAGCTATTTCcttagaaaaaagaaaactgAATAAAtggtgtatgtgtgtttgtgagGGCATGGCATGTGAGTGTGTAACTGGACGGGTGTGTGTGTGAATATGTTAGTGCGTGAATATACAAATCATTACCATTATTGTTGAGTGTTTCCTGCGTGCGTATGAGTGAGGGTTAGCAGCGCAGGATTAATGCCAATGCGTAATGCTGTCGAACATTAAAAAGGTTAGTTTATTCGTTTGTCTACAGGATATCCGTACGGTTTGCTTAGGATCGTTGTAGCAGTATTCTGTGTGCTCGCTTTCATTGCAGCTAGCTTTTACCAGCACCCATGCACAGGTGCAGTAGGTCAAAAGCGTGTTACCTACTGCTTCAACTACAGAATGAATAGGAAAAAGTATAATTCTCGTCAGGTTCTGTTTTGTAGGAGACACTGAAACACGCATATTTTATCATGGTCgtattaatcattaaaatagTGTCCTATAGCCAGAAAGTGCTTTTGCTCAGTCGTTAGCGGACTCTTTCACTTCTTCCCATTTAGAGCCTTCGAACGGTTGAATTGGGACGATATTACACAGAGGGGTTTATAAACGCCAGGAAAAGGGTTAGAACTAGGATGCTACCCTGATGCACTCCATATTAGATGCCACAGTAGCTTCGAATGGTTCAAGTTTAATGCAAATCGAATGGTTCGGAGAGATCACAAAAGATCGTAATGGCGTTCGTTGAACGCTCCCAGACatcataaatatgttttatcgCGAATGCATTCGATATAGGTACTAAAACCTTTAGTGAAGCAGTACTGCTCCTGATGAAGTTTGGAATAACTAAGTTTGAATAGGCCTGTTAAGGTAATTTTTCcgattttaatagaaaaaaagtggcgggagaactcctcaagtaTTAATTTccgaaaaagaaatattatgtagaaggttatgagcagtagatatttaactattataacttagatatttcttaattatagTTAAAAGTTAGTCGTCGTCGacgtcccgtcgtgaccacgatccatgccaCGGGGTCGAAATATCGGTAattcccataatattatcgtggtgtgATAccagttgaactatatttaagtaatgttgattaaccacgaaagtcttcgtttaaaataacttagatattattgcaaacctacccactGAAAagagtaaaacattttttttacgtaaaaaaatcaaaataccacaaacaaaataaaaaggcttATTCCCCTATTCCGAAATCTGAGAGATGTTGCTCCAAATGAGACCACATCAGTGCCTGGGAATGTGCcggtaaaacattcatgctgcAACTAGAGCGCGCGCACCGAACACTGCTTAAACCGATCCTTAGCAAACCGTATAATGAACTCAGTAACCTTTTTAATGTTCGGCAGCATTACCTTATGGCAGTAATCCTACGCCACCACCCTCATACGGCCGGTGTTGCTAAAGTTAGTATTACTAGGATTACCAAATTGAATTTAGGTCGGCACATGTATACAATACTACATTTATAACggtaaacaaaaacataatcaatGCCAGTAAATATGTATACATTAGGTATATTATGCAGTGTGACAATACGCTTCCTCAATAAACGGATGCAATGTTATGCACCATGCAATATTAAACCGATCGTGATTAAATTTTGGATCATCTCGATCCATAACTTAACCACGATCGGATCGGTAAGTTTGCATCCTGGGATAACAAAAGGTTGTCAGGAGATTAACAAAACTGAATGAATTTTCGGGCAGTGACGTTATAATACAATCAACCAATCATTtcttatattgcttaaatatggTACATGCAAGATGTACAGAAAACCGTGACAGTAATTAAACACTGGACCTTGAATTGGTACTCAAACGAATGTACCGCCTGATACTATTTAAAGGCAATATTGTAACACGATGTATGTGCTAAGCACAACACTGAAGGAGCAACAACaacaagaaaagaaagaaaaaaaaagaaaaatcgtatttattgtcacaaaTTTG
The genomic region above belongs to Pararge aegeria chromosome 11, ilParAegt1.1, whole genome shotgun sequence and contains:
- the LOC120627515 gene encoding POU domain, class 2, transcription factor 3-like, with the protein product MVLSACVRASAQTFCASYQESGDLIKSPSPPPSHDGSASGEGEASGDERGSPGEHVRARAAHPAASAASAAACVCVCPQSAAGAGSALAQLQHLLLTQHGAHSLLLHTQVQQAVAQAAAQQLQQLQARAQPPSDARSPSPRGSPPGAAAFLTPHTPGPGRARSPHTHAHTHAHAHAHAPHAPLAGHSPLHAHAHKPRALDPADDTADLEELEHFAKTFKQRRIKLGFTQGDVGLAMGKLYGNDFSQTTISRFEALNLSFKNMCKLKPLLQKWLEDADSSLSGGGAAGGGGAALAEAVGRRRKKRTSIESGVRVALEKAFLRNPKPTSEEIAALADSLCMEKEVVRVWFCNRRQKEKRINPPAGDGAASPGALAHPLHAHPLHALPHHAHAHAHAHALGGGAHAHAHAHPHAQLHALQAAALQPLALLARAPRD